caataactctatggcttgtaattgtaggtattattatttgtaccggattggaagttaaaaggacgttgactcaacttaaatgattggaatagatccgtctaatttgagaagttgagaaacggacaagggcgtgccacacgcgcgcgcgccgccgccgccggccgggcccgTGGCGAGGCCGGCGTGGTGTGTTAATTTTTAGCACCCACTAACTCGATATGACGCTTGATCTCCTTGAGTCTCTCGGTCTTCCCGGCGCATGCCTCCGAGGCTTCTCGGCTCCCCTTGCGATTCTTCCAACTCCAGTTAAAAGAGAGAACACATTCCAGAAACACTGTTCAGTTGCTCGATGgctttcctcatctcgtaactctgcgcgcacggacgagcgagagggcaggtgcctccgaagcccttgtcgtttgggaccttgcacgggggatcggcaattaggtttttggggagcgtctacgcgactgTCCAAGAGTCTCCGTCTCCGTAcgtcgtcttcttcccgatcACCGACGTCTCCTTCCTCGAGGAAACATTTTCTTCTCCTACAGCATGTCGACTTCGGAATTGCGGACgggagggtatgatcgtttcatcTTCTCTCAGTTTGTTCCATATGTCCAGTCTTGCCGTTTTATAAGATGTCTTATGTCTGTTTCTGCCAAATATATGCTCTGCATTTGTGCTTTATTGTTACAGTCATGTTGCTTCATATGTAGCCTTATGCTTGTTGCAAATAtgagatgtatatcatgccagtttctctctgttatgttttatgaatcaagttcacatgtttttgattttcatatgtttcacatgatacatgatctagcatgtattttcaccatggatataatcgatatcatgatttcaatgattaatatttctttatatgtcatcatcatgctgttaaattatgaaattaaaatgacatggaaattgcatattattctaacaatccaaaaacctaattatAGGCATTTTTTCTATCAGAGGTTTTGCTGTTGTGTTAAAGCCTGACCCTTTTGATGGTAAAAACTTCTTggtttggaaagctaagatggaaTTGTGGCTCGCTGCAATGTCATGTTATCATATCTCTGATGGCAAACCTGCTAACTTGCCTCCTGAGGATGAGGCTAAGTTTAAGGCTGATGACAACCTCTTTTGAGGTGCAGTGATTAGCGCACTTGATCCAAAATTCCAGAAAAGCTATATCATCCTTCCTACAGGGAAAGAGCTGTGGGATACACTTGTGGGAAAGTTTGGAGTTACCGATGCTGGTAGCGAGCTGTATctcatggagcagctgtatgactacaagatggttgagaACCGATCTGTAGTGGAATAAGCTCATGAGATTTAGGCACTAGCTAAGGAACTTGAGCTCTTTCTATGTGTCttacctgacaagtttgtggctaGCGGTATAATCGCCAAGTTACCACCTTCTTAGAAGGACTTTGCTACCTCACTCAAACATAAGAGACGGGAGTTCAATGTTGAAGAGCTCATTggtactcttgatgttgaggagagagcgagagcaaaagacaatagAAAGAATGTTGAGACCTCTACTACTAATGTGGTACAGAAGAGAAACTCTGGATTCCGCAagtataaaaagaagaaaaaccagaacaAGCAAGAGAACACAACTAAGCCTGTTCAAACAGCACAgtttaaaaagaagaagaacaacaagaGAGATGGAGGCTGCTTTGTTTGTGGCAGTGAACATCACTGGGCAAGTGAGTGTCCTGAGCGCAAGTTCAAGcaggaaaagaaatcagcaaatgttGTCACTACTGATACTAGAGAAGGAGcaactgggtatggtaattctttaccatttgttctttcagtatgtaattcacctgagtggtggatggatagtggTGCAAACATTCATGTGTGTACTGATGTTTCTCTGTTTTCTTCATACCAGGTCGAGAGGTCTGACGCCTTGTTGATGGGAAATGGGTCGCGTGCTtatgttcttggtgttggtacggtcattctgaagtttactttggGAAAGACGATGCCATGGAAGAGCATGCAGCATGTgtcctccatcaagaagaatcttgttagtgcgtctatgctatgtcgagatggctacaaaattgttctagagttgaataaatgtgttgtgtcgaaacATGGTTCTTTTGTTGGTAAAGGATATGATTGCAGAGGCTTGTTTCGCTTATCACTGCATGATAtgtgtaataaaatggtgaatTATGTTAATATTTCTGATGAGTCGGATTTATGGCATTCACGTTTCTGTCATGCAAGTTTTGGCTGTCTTATGCGGTTAGTAAATctaaatttaattcctaaattcaatttggtcaaaaagtctaagtgccatgtatgtgttgaatcaaaacagccccgcaagcctcacaaggctgctgaggcgaggaatttAGCACCTCTAGAACTTGTCCATTCTGATTTGTGCGAAATAAATGGAATTTTGACTAAAGGCAATAAAAGATACTTTCTCATATTTATAGACGACTTCACCAGGTTTTGCTATGTGTAtctcttaaaaacaaaagatgaagcgtttaattattttaagacctataaagctaaagttgagaacca
Above is a genomic segment from Miscanthus floridulus cultivar M001 chromosome 3, ASM1932011v1, whole genome shotgun sequence containing:
- the LOC136544325 gene encoding uncharacterized protein; translated protein: MELWLAAMSLISALDPKFQKSYIILPTGKELWDTLVGKFGVTDAGSELYLMEQLYDYKMVENRSKDFATSLKHKRREFNVEELIGTLDVEERARAKDNRKNVETSTTNVVQKRNSGFRKYKKKKNQNKQENTTKPVQTAQFKKKKNNKRDGGCFVCGSEHHWASECPERKFKQEKKSANVVTTDTREGATGYGNSLPFVLSVERSDALLMGNGSRAYVLGVGTVILKFTLGKTMPWKSMQHVSSIKKNLIMLKILMCTSLRRMTL